A genomic segment from Polyangia bacterium encodes:
- a CDS encoding IS4 family transposase: protein MVAGKDVCLRRLAKGNRAQEVRFNRFLGNAKVTTAGVIESWSQGTVAAVEGRHILAIQDTSEISFATTAKRRRGLGETGKGNGRGVLLHPMLAVDAENGSCLGLVSGRVWTRQGRRTVSHDKRDLSDKESQRWIATALAAKPLLAKAAMVTALGDRESDIFALYASLAEGRFHVIARSMHDRKLAGGIGLYAASEGMAVVDQRTIVLPARLQSTERVAVLELRFGAVNVARPQAKFLRHLPESLPLTLVDVREPDPQAGTEPLHWRLLTTHPVANAEQAWRIVEWYKRRWLIEQFFRVLKTQGFKLEDSQIATADRLIKLVAIAAKAAVIILQLLQARDGRGHQPVRLAFDPNEVATLAALNQNLEAQSKRLKNPHPPDSLAWAAWIIGRLGGWDGYPSSKPPGPITLKHGLEYFYAVAVGWSLKDVCMP, encoded by the coding sequence ATGGTGGCGGGCAAGGATGTCTGTCTGCGGCGGCTGGCCAAAGGCAACCGCGCCCAGGAAGTGCGGTTCAACCGCTTCCTCGGCAATGCCAAGGTGACGACCGCAGGCGTGATTGAAAGCTGGAGCCAAGGCACGGTGGCGGCGGTGGAAGGCCGCCACATCCTGGCGATCCAGGACACCAGCGAAATCAGCTTCGCAACCACTGCAAAACGCCGGCGCGGGCTCGGGGAGACCGGCAAGGGCAACGGCCGCGGGGTGCTGCTGCACCCGATGCTGGCGGTGGACGCCGAGAACGGCAGCTGCCTCGGTCTGGTGAGCGGCCGGGTGTGGACGCGCCAGGGCCGCCGCACCGTCTCGCACGACAAGCGCGACTTGTCGGACAAGGAATCACAGCGCTGGATCGCCACTGCGCTGGCGGCCAAGCCGCTGCTCGCCAAGGCCGCGATGGTGACCGCGCTCGGCGACCGCGAGAGCGACATCTTCGCCCTTTATGCCAGCCTCGCCGAGGGGCGCTTCCATGTGATCGCCCGCAGCATGCATGATCGCAAACTCGCGGGCGGCATCGGCTTGTATGCGGCCAGCGAAGGCATGGCAGTCGTGGACCAGCGCACCATCGTGCTGCCTGCACGTTTGCAGTCGACCGAACGTGTCGCCGTTCTCGAACTGCGCTTCGGCGCGGTGAACGTGGCCCGGCCGCAAGCCAAGTTCCTGCGCCATCTGCCTGAAAGCTTGCCGCTGACCCTGGTCGACGTGCGTGAGCCCGATCCTCAGGCCGGCACAGAGCCGCTGCACTGGCGGCTTCTCACCACTCACCCAGTGGCGAATGCAGAACAGGCCTGGCGCATCGTCGAATGGTACAAGCGGCGCTGGCTCATCGAGCAGTTCTTCCGCGTCCTCAAGACGCAAGGATTCAAGCTCGAAGACAGCCAGATCGCCACCGCCGATCGGCTCATCAAGCTGGTTGCGATCGCCGCCAAGGCGGCGGTCATCATCCTTCAGCTCTTGCAGGCGCGCGATGGCCGTGGCCATCAGCCCGTCCGGCTTGCCTTCGATCCCAACGAGGTCGCAACGCTCGCCGCCCTCAACCAAAATCTCGAGGCCCAAAGTAAACGGCTCAAGAACCCGCATCCGCCCGACAGCCTTGCCTGGGCCGCCTGGATCATCGGCCGTCTCGGCGGCTGGGACGGCTATCCATCGTCCAAACCGCCGGGTCCCATCACCCTGAAGCACGGCCTCGAATACTTCTACGCTGTCGCCGTCGGATGGAGCCTCAAAGATGTGTGCATGCCCTAG